The window CACCATCCTCAAAATCTTCGCATCCCGCCTAGAAGAAGATATGAGGCCCCGTTTAGAAAGAGAACTGGGCGATATCATTGAAGAACAGGGTTTAAATGATCTGGAAAGTATTTACAATGCCTACCTGGACTGGGTGGCCAAATTCTTTGCTGGTTTCGGTATCCAAACCAAAATCGATGCTAAAGGACATGTGCACCTTTTCAAATTCCTAAATTGCCCCTGGATTGAGGATGCCAAGAAAAAACCGATTTTCTGCCTTAACTGCCAATCCATGATGCAACAAACATTCGACTGGACCGGTATGGAGGGTAAAGTTGAAAAAAGAACCACCATTGCCGATGGTGCCGACTCCTGCACATTCAAGTTCAATGTACCCTTTATGAAGAAGGAAAAACCCACCCCCTGAACATTAATTCTTTAAACACAAATTTTTTATTAATATCCCCTTATTTTTTTAAAAAATCCCTATTTTTTACACTAACTCAGTATCGATTACACCAAAACTATAAATTAAAATCATGCTAAATGAGGATTGAACATCTAAATAATCAATAGAAATTCAATAAAATACATTAAATTAGGGGAAACACTTAATATTCAATGTAAACCACATCCCCATGAACAAACCTTTAATTAACTATTATGGTGATTTAATGAGCCTGATTATAACTTACGTTGGAAGTAAAGGCTGTGTAATGGCCGGTGACAAGCGCAGTATAGGTTTTTTAGGAGACAAAGAACAGAGAGAAGTCTTGGAAGAGGAGATGTACAGGGGTAAAATAAAAACCACCGAAGAACTCCTCCAGAGGGCAGGCCAGCTGGACATAAACCTTAAAATAACCGACAGTGTGGAAAAAGTACGTAACCTGGGTGACGTGCTGGTGGGAGAGGTTAAACTTCGAACCACCACTGAAACCAGGCGTAAAAGGATATATGGAACCAGCAGTGGCTACCATCAGGTGGAACTTTCGGGATCCGAGATCAAAAATGTGAAAAGCGGCCAGAGTTCAATCGTGGTTTTTGGGAACAAGTTAACCAAGGAAATTACCAATAAACACCTCCAGAAGTACTGGAAATCTCAGACCAGTTTAAACGAAGTTTCTAAGATATTCCAGAGAATTATGGAAGACGTGGCCCAATCGACTCCTTCGGTGAGTTCTCAGTTTGATATTTACATGGTTCACCCCCGATTAGACCATAAACAGGCCATGGAACTCCTGCGAACCACCATAATTGAGGATGTTAAGGAACTGGAGAAATGGCGTGAAGAACTGAAAACCCAGATGCTGGAGCAGAGAAGAGACATCCAGATGGCCTCACGGATTCTGACCCAGGGTGAAGTGGGTAGAGTCCGTAAGGTGGAAGGAACTGAAGTGGAAGTCATCCTGGCACCGGGTGTGGAAGCACTGGACATGCAGTGGAATGTCCTCTCCCGAGAAGGGGGAACCATAGTAATGAAAATGGATGAACCTTCACCCCTGAGTCTGGGGGACCTGGTGGTTATTGAAGATGAGAATCTGTGTGTAAAAAAGAGTAAAACCCACCTAAGTTGTGAAATCATACTCTGCAAATCAGATAAATAGAGTTAAATACGGGGAATGAATAATTAAAATAGGTGCATATATTTAACTGTATCATAAATCAAGGTGAATACTATGAAGCTAACCTTTTTAGGAAGTGGTGGCGGACGCTTTCGCTACCATAACCCAGCGCAGGATGACCGGCGGCTTTAGAATCGACGGTATTGATGGTAAAAACCTGCACCTGGATCCGGGCCCGGGGGCTCTGGTAAGGAGTTACCAGTTCGGTGTAAACCCCCTTAAACTTCACGGAATCCTGGTATCACACTCCCACACCGACCACTATAGCGATGCTGAGGTCTTAATAGAGGCCATGACCCGGGGAATGACCCGGAAAAAAGGACTGGTAATCGGTAGCCAGAGTGTGATTAAGGGGTACCAGAGATGGGGGCCCTGCATATCTGAATATCACCTCTCCAAATCACAGGTGGAAGTAATGGAAGCCGGAGACAAACGGAGAGTAGGTGATATTCAGGTTACGGCCACACCCACCAGGCACGGTGATCCCAAAAATATTGGTTTCCGCCTGGAATGGGATGGATTCACCCTATCCTACACCTCGGATACTGCCTACTTCCCCGAGCTTCACCAGTACCATCAGAAGGCGGATGTCTTGATTGCCAGTGTCATAAGGCCCGGGAATGAGAAGATCCGGGGACATCTTTGTGCTGATGAATTCCAGGAACTGCTGGAGGAGACTTCCCCTAAACTAGCTATTATGACCCACCTGGGAATGAAACTCATTACTGACCACCCCCGGGAAGAGGCTGAAAAAATTACCAGAGCCACCGGTGTGGAAACCATAGCTGCCCAGGATGGAATGGTAATAGATCTGGACAAATTCCGCCCCCAACAGCAAACCCTGGATGAATATTAATAATTCAAGATTATGGCCAACGCAGCCAAAGTTTAAAATAATGAGATGAATGAAATTATTGGGTAAGGAATAAAATTCTATATAAAAAGAATGAAATTCTATATAAAATAATAGTTCTCAAGTGCCTCGGTGGCTCAGTCTGGTAGAGCGCGTGACTCGTAATCTCGTGGTCGGGGGTTCAAATCCCCCCCGAGGCTTCACTTTCTTATTCTGTGTTAATTAATCTAAAAGTTTGATTTATGGTGATTTTTTAGATGAGAGTAAAGTTAAACCAAAACCGAGTCATATGCCGGGAGCACAATCACTGCCAGTATGAAAGCTGCAAACATTATTCCTGGCACGAAGAAAAAGACTCCTGTAAAAGTCGCAAATGCCAGAAACTACGGCAAATGGTCAAATGTGCCAAAACACCAGTGAAAAACGATTGAATATAACGTAATCTATTAAAAAAATAGGGATTTCAATTAAAAGTATTAAAGATTACAATCCCAACGAATGAAGATTAATAAAAAAGGATCTAAAAAGCTAAAAAAAAGAAATAATGCCCGTAACATACATATCAGACATGCCGCGGGTTGATAAATCCAGATCTCATCAGGTGGTCTACCAGGACCATGGTCACCGCTGCTTCGGCCACTGGGGTTACCCGTGGACAGATACAGGGGTCGTGTCGGCCTTTTATCTGGATTTCAGTTTCTTCCATCTTCTCCAGGTCCACTGTTTTTTGCACACTGCTGATGGATGGTGTGGGTTTGACTGCCATTCGGGCTACAATGGGCATACCATTGGATATTCCTCCAACAATACCCCCAGCTGTGTTGGTGGTGGTTTTGATCTGCTCTCCTTCCAGGTAGTACTCATCATTGGTGGTACTGGCCGTTGCCTCTGCCAGCTGGAAGCCGAATCCAATTTCCACACCCTTAACTGCTCCGATTCCCATCAGTGCCCGGGCCAGATCAGCGTCGAGTTTATCAAAAACAGGTTCTCCCAGTCCCGCAGGGACATTGAAGGCTATGGTTTCCACCACACCTCCCAGGGAATCTCCCTTTTCCTTGGCTTCAAGTATCTTCTTTTCCATGAGTTGGGCGGCCTTTTGGTCAGCGCAGCGCACCTGATTCTGCCCGACGTACTCTGCGAGGCGACTGTAAGCCACGTGTTGGGCTTTCACATCAGCCACTTGAGTTACATGGGCCACCACTTGAATATCCAGTTCTTTCAGGAGCTTTTTAGCCACTGCTCCCCCTATCACGTGCCCGATGGTGTTTCGGCCACTGCCCCTGCCACCTCCACGGTAGTCGTAGGTACCGTACTTGGCAGTCCAGGTGTAATCACCGTGGCCGGGTCGGGGCTTGTTCCGGAAGGGTTCATAGGCCGATGAATCAGCGTCTTTATTGTACACCACGGCAGTAATTGGAGTTCCATCAGTTTTACCTTCAAATATTCCGGAGAGAACTTCTACCTGGTCAGTTTCTCCCCGGGGAGTGGTGATTTTACTGGTTCCTGGCCTCCGGCGATCCAGTTCCCTCTGTATATCCTCAGCTGATAGTTTTAAACCTGCCGGGCAACCATCAATCACTGCTCCCAGTGCAGTGCCGTGGCTGGACCCGAAGGTGGTTACCTTGAATAAATTACCTGTGGTGTTTCCGGCCATGAATACACTTCCTAAAATCTTTAATTAAATTTGGATTGAAATAAATTAATTAAATGTGGGGTGATGAGATACATAGAATTATGGTTTTATAGCTATTTAAGTTATTATTGGAATAAAACCAAGCAAAAATTTATTGCATTCCCTCAGTCCATCCGGAATATGAATCCTGTTTTTTCTCCCCGGTCAAACCCGGCATTCTCATAAAATTTGAGTGTTTTTTCATCCTTCTTACTGGTTAGCAACATTACCTTGTAGCAGTTTTTCTCCCGAGCTATTTCCATGGCTTTCTTTAAAACTGCAGTTCCATATCCTTTATTCCGGTAATCTGGATGGGTTACCACGTTCTCTATGAGACTGTAGGGTCTTGCTGAACGGGTGAGATTCTTAATGATGGTGAGGTTACAGGATGAAACTATTCTTCCCTCTTCTTCAACAACCAGATAAAAAATGTTCTCGTCCGTGACTATTTTCTTCCAATGGTCCTTTAAAGCTGTATTTATGGTTAGTTTTGGGTCTTCGGGAATTAGATATTCGTACAAGGATAACAACTGTTCCAGTTCATCTTCTCTGATAAAACGTGCCCGGTCCATCATTATATCACTTATAACATCATTGTTTTGTTTTGGCATATAAAGCCCGGTTATAGATTTTGCCGCCTTTAATAACACTTTTTCTTAAAATACCTTCCAGTTTGAAATCATTTTTCTCCAGTATTCTCCGGGATGCAGTGTTGTGTTCAAAGGGCTTGGCAAAAATCCTTTCCAATCCTAAATCATCAAATCCATATCTTAAAATTCCTTTTATGGCCGAAGAGGTGATACCTTTTCCCCAGTAATTTTCACCTAACCAGTAACCCAGTTCAGCAGATATTCTTTCAATATCTTCACCCAGAGCAAGTCCTATGCCCCCTACTGCCTGGTTATCTATGGTGATGGCAAAGTTATGCAAGGGATCATCGCTGCGGGCTACAGTGATCCAATCTTTACCATGTTCCGGGGTGTAAGGATAGGGGAAACCATCCCTCATGTTAGCCGCAACTCGGGGGTTGTGGGCATTGACCACCAGACTGGAAAGATCCGAAGATTCCCATCTTCTTAAAAGACACTTATCACAATTAATTATCATTATTATGGCTCCTACTATTCTATTAATCACTTGCACATAAATAAATCCCCTTATTGCCTTACCACTTGCACATCTATCGGCAGCCATTATTGTATGGTGGACAAGAGCCATTACATACTTCTTCTATCCTATGGGAAATTGGTAAGGTGTTAGGTTAAAGACAGAGATTCAATAAATTAAAGACAGAAATTTCAATAAAAACATAAACCAAAATGTTAAGAGTAGGATCATTAAATCTAATATCAAATTAGCAATTATTTTAAACCGGGTTTTATCAATGAGGAAATCAGTAATTGGCAAAATCTATGAAAAACTCTACCATCTTTACGGTCCACAGGGTTGGTGGCCATTGATGGATCTGGAAACAGAAAATCCAGATAAAACCGGGGCTACCAAGGGATACCATCCACTGAATTATGATTTACCCCAAACCCGGAAACAACAATACGAAATCATTCTAGGGGCCATTTTAACCCAGAACACTGCCTGGACATCCGCAGAGAAAGCACTGGGAAATCTTAAAAAGTTAAATGTTCTGGATCCAGATAAACTACTATCCCTTGATGATGATACCCTAAAAGAAGCAGTTCGCCCGGCAGGATTCTTAAACCAGAAATCCATGTATCTGTTGAACATTACCCGGTTTTTCCTGAATTTAGATGGTGAAATTCCCACCAGAAAGGAAATTTTAAGGGTAAAGGGTGTGGGGAATGAAACTGCAGATTCCATACTTTTATACGCCTATAAACAACCGGAATTTGTGATTGACACTTACACCAAACGAATCTTCAGCCATCTGAGAATAGTGGAAGATAAAATTAGTTATATGTCTCTGAAAAAACTGTTTCAAGATAATTTAAGCCCAAATGTTCCGGTTTACCAGGAATATCATGCCCTTATAGTGGAACATGCCAAAAGATACTATCAAAAAAAGCCATACGGCATCGAATGTCCTCTTAAAAAGTTAATTTAACAGACCAATGTTTGAGGATTAACCAACCACTATGCGGGAATTAACCAACCACTATGCGGGATTTATCCCTTACGTTGCAACCTTTCCTGTTCTTTTTTAATTTTTTCCTCTAAAAGGGTGTTTTTAATCATTATTTCTTCCTGTGTCTTCATTCGCTCGGTGATATCTATGGAAAGAATGAATATCCCCTCGCTCACTGGATGAATACTGAGCTCGAACCAGGCAGTTTTTCCATCAGGATAGATGAACTTGTTATCGAAGTGATCAGAAACTCGCTCCCCCATACAACGCCTCAAAACAGCAAATAACTCTGTATCCTCAATACCAGGATACATCTCCATCATGGTGTGGCCTAAAAGTTCCTCTTTATTAAAATGGCCCTGACGACTCACTGCATCGTTGACGTAGAGGTAAGTCCAATCATAACCAATGATTTGACATCCTTCCATCATGTTATCCAGTGCACTGCGGAATTTTTTTTCACTTTTAGCCAGGGCCTCCTGGAATTGTTTCAGTTCAGTTATATCCAGGAGAGACCCCACACTCTTCTGGGTACCCGGTATCATGCCGATGTCCAAATGAATGTTTTTTACCACTCCCTCCCGGTCCACAAATCTGAAATCGTAGGTCAATGGTGCTAAGGTTGGATCAATCCGCCGGAGGCGATGGTACTCCTTCATCTTCTCCTGATCCTCTTCAGGGATGAATTCTGTCCAGCTCTTTTTACCCTCAATTTCTTCCCGGGAGTAGCCACTCAACTTTTCAAACTCAGAATTAGCCAGGGAAATTGTGGTATCCTCTTCAATAATTACTGTTGCCGCTCCAGTGTGCTCAAAAATAGCTTCATAATAATTTTCAGATGTTTCAAATTCTTTAACTAAGTCATTTTTATAAACCGTGAGTTCAATGACGTGTTTAAGTTCAAAATCATCATAGGGCTTGGTAATGTAACTAACTGGATCAGTGGACTTAGTTTTCTGGCGAAACTCATCAGCATAGGAGGTAGATGGAGCTAAAAATACTGCGGGCAAATCAAGTTGTTTTATTTCCCTCTGGGTTTTAATACATTCATCAGAGGCAATACCATTATCAGAGGATTTTATATCCATTAAAATAAGATCGGGCTTTGTTTCCCTAGCCATGGTGATTGACGTCTTACCACAACCGACCACATGAGGTACTGAATAACCGAAAGATTCTAAAAGCTGTTTAAGGAATGATGTTTCCTCCACATCATCTTCCACCAGAAGTATTTCCAGATGAGTCATTCCTACCCCCTTATATAAAATTTATGGGAAGTTTTATTAATATTTTGCAGTATCCATACCAAAAAGTTGCATAAACCCGGAGAAGTTTAATAATTGATGTTATAAATAAAGAAAGTAGAGGTGAAGAATATAATAAGTGAATTTTTCAGTTAATTTTGAATAATTATTTAATGATTAGAAGATTATTATTTAAATATTAAAGGATTATGGTGACTTAAATGAACTTCCCAACTCGTCGAATGCGTAGACTAAGAAAGACCCCTCAAATAAGGAAGATACTGAGTGAAACAACCCTTCAGGCAGAAGACTTTATTTATCCCCTTTTCATCAAGGAGGAACTGGAAGAGGGAGCTGGAGAACACATTGACACCATGCCTGGCCAGTATCGTTACAGTCTGGAAGATGCCATTGATGAAGCCAAACGTCTGGAAAAATTGGGCCTGGAATCTGTCCTGTTGTTTGGAATGCCTGAGGAGAAGGATGAACTGGGAACATCAGCCTACTCTGATGAGGGAATAGTACAGCAGGCTGTACATCGCCTGAAAAAAGAAACCGATTTGGTGGTCATCACCGATGTCTGCCTCTGCCAGTACACCACCCACGGCCACTGCGGAATAGTGGAAAACGGGAAGATCCTAAACGACGAAAGCCTGCGTTTACTGGCCAAAACTGCCCTGAGCCATGCGGAAGCAGGGGCGGACATAGTGGCACCATCCGACATGATGGACGGCCGGGTGGGGGTTATTCGTGAAATGCTTGATGACGGAGGATTCCAGGATACCCTGATTATGTCCTACGCTGCTAAATATGCATCCAGTTTCTACGCACCATTCCGTGATGCAGTTTGTTCATCACCCTCCTTTGGTGACCGTAAAACCCACCAGATGAGCCCGGCCAATGTGGAAGAAGCCCTGCTGGAAGTGGAACTGGATTTAGATGAAGGTGCAGATATTATAATGGTTAAACCAGCCATGGCCTATTTAGATGTGATCCAGCGGGTTAAAGAAGAATTCAGAATGCCCACCGCTGCTTACCAAGTGAGTGGTGAGTACTCCATGCTCCGGGCAGGGATTGAAGCACAATATCTCACCAACGAGGCCATATACGAGTCCCTGTTATCCATTAAACGGGCCGGTGCAGATCTTATCATATCCCACTTTGCACCAGACTTCCTGGAAGGTAAACTGGACACCATCTGCTGATTGGGGGAAATAAATTGGAATCCAGTTATGTTTCTAAATGCGCCCAGATAGCCTCAGTACTGGAGGTGAGCGGACATCCAAAACCCGGTAATGTGCACCGCACCCAGAACTTCCCGGACATGGTATTTGAAGATTTTCTCCTCAGTGGAATAGCCATTGGAGAGACCATGACCAAAGCAGCAAAACGAGGACTTAAATATAGGGATACCCCGGATAAATGGGAAAAAATCGGGCTGGGCGAACTGATCCTGGAGGCCGTGACTGAAACTGACCACTGGGTGGCCAACAACACCAACTTAGGGATCGTGATGCTAACCACCCCCCTATCCGTGGTAGCGGGAATGTCTGAGGAGGATACGGTTAACTGGGATACTTTCCGGGATAAAGTTGACCAAATAATAAAGTCAACCACCCCTGAAGATGCTGTTAACCTGTATAAGTCCATAAATATTGCGGATGCAGGGGGAATGGGTGAACAGGAGGAACTGGATGTGGCTGCAGAAAGTTCCCTCCAGAAACTACGTGATGACGGGGTAAACATGTTCGATGTACTGGAGATCTCTGCCCCCTGGGATAAACTGTCCTACGAACTCACCCATAAAATGCCGGTCACCTTCAATGTGGGGTATCCCACATTTAAAGAGGTTAAATCAGAATACCAGCTCAACCAGGCCACAGTACAGACCTTCCTCACCATACTGTCCCGGGTACCAGACACCCTCATCAGCCGCAAATTTGGAGATAAAAAGGCACAGGAAGTATCAGAACAGGCCCAGCATATACTGGATCAAGGGGGAATATTGACCAGTGAGGGAAGGGCAGTGGTGGAAAAATTCGACCAGGAATTAATTGACCGTGGTTTAAACCCCGGCACCACCGCAGATTTCACTGCTTCCTCCATTATGGTTTCCTATCTTGATGGCTACCATGACTATAAAACCAAGTTAGGAAATAAATAAAAGGGTATTCTGGTTGAAGTTTCCGGGTATGAGAATATTGAAATGATTCTTAGTTACCCTTGAAATGATTCTTAGTTACCCTAAAATATTAAATTAAATCATCCTTAACCAGTAACCTGGGGAATAATTCCTTATAAAAATGACCCAAAAATAATGAATTCTTAAAATAAATGAAATTCATCCATTGTATCAACTAAATTCGAGGTTCAAAATGTTAGATAAGATCATCAATGAAATGCACCTCTACGAAAAGAAAGTCCTGAAGGCAGTAGGGGAAGCAGGAGGACAGGCCATACCAGAAGATGTGGCTCGAAGTACTGATTTAGATATAAAACAGGTTATGAGTGCTGCGGGGGCACTGGAATCCAAGGGAATCATAGAAATAGAACGTGATGTAGAGGAAGTGCTGAGCCTCGGTCCTTCGGGAGCCACCTACGCCCAGGATGGATTACCCGAAAGAAAGATCCTGGAAGCACTGCACCAGAACCACACCATCCACATGAAGGATCTGGCCCAAAAATCAGGTATTGACCCTTCCGAGGTTAAAATAGCCATTGGATGGATTATGAAGAAAGGATGGGCAGTCTTGGATAAAGGTAACGTTACCATAACCTCTGAGGGAGAGAAAGCCCTGGAAAAGCCAGGTATTGATGAAGTGCTCCTCAAGACCATCATGGATTCCACCAAAATACTCACCCTGGGCGGTTTATCCAATTCCCTAAATGAAGGTTTCAAACTACTTAAAAAAAGGAAAGGACTTATTAATTTAAATAAAAATTCAAGTTACACCCTCACTGCGACTAAGAAGGGTGAAGAAATACTGGAACATGGTTTCCAGATACGGGAGGAAGCCACCCAGCTTACCCACCAGCAGCTTAAAACTGATTCCTGGAAGGACTTACACTACCGTGGTTACGATATCCAGGCGGAGCATCCCCTCATATTCCCCGGTAAGATGCACCCCCTGCAGCGCACCATACAGGAGATCCGGCGCATATTCCTGAACCTGGGCTTCATGGAGACCAGGGGCACCATCTTAGAATCAGCTTTCTGGAACTTCGACTGCCTCTTCCAACCCCAGGACCATGCTGCCAGGGAAATGCAGGATACTTTCTATGTTAAATCACCTCTAACCACTGACTTACCCTCCGAGGATATGGTGGGAAGGGTAAGTCAGGTTCATGAAGATGGTGGTGCCACCGGCAGTGAAGGATGGGGCTACCACTGGGACGTGGATGTAGCCCGCCAATCCGTGCTTAGAACCCACACCACCTGTGTATCAGCCCGTTATCTTGCAGAAAACGAACCACCCCTCAAGATGTTCTCAGTGGGCCGTGTTTTCCGCAGGGAAACCATAACCTACAAGCACCTCCCTGAATTCCACCAGGTAGAGGGTATTGTAGCTGCCGAGGAAATAAACTTCAAGAACCTCCTGGGAATAATCAAAGAATTCTACCAGCAAATGGGCTTTGAAGTCCGATTCCGTCCAGCCTACTTCCCATACACCTATCTATCCACCGAATGTGAGATTTACCTTCCAGAGAAGGAAAGCTGGATTGAACTAGGAGGATCGGGAATGTTCCGTCCCGAAGTACTGGAACCACTGGGCATAGAAACACCAGTAGCTGCCTTTGGCCTGGGAATTGAAAGACTGGCCATGATACAATTAGGAATCAAAGATATTAGGCAGTTATATCAGAGTGACCTGGGATGGCTGCGTAATTTACCAGTAACCCAGACTTACAGTCAAAAGTAGATTTTAAAAAAAAAAACTATTAAACTGGAATTTCCAAATTCCAGAGGGGGAAAGGGATGATAAAACAGTACATTGCCCTGGCGGCCATAGTTATTATCATGGTAGTGGCCACGGTCATCAGCCTGGATATCCTCCCTAACTCTACTATCCCCCTAAGTTCGGTAGAAGTAACAGAGTATCAAGGCCAAGAATTATCTTCAGCCAGCGATTTTCGTGAAAACTCCATTAAAGGTCCCCAGTATGTGGATATTAACAGTTACCATCTGGAAGTAGATGGACTGGTGGCCCACCCCCGTAATTATACTTACGACCAGGTCAAGAGTTTCCAGAACTATCAGAAAGTGGTTAAACTGGACTGTGTGGAAGGGTGGAGTGTGAACATACTATGGCAGGGCGTTCTGGTGAAAGATATCCTTAATGAAGCCCAGCCATTACCCCCGGCAAACACGGTTATCTTTTATGCTGTTGATGGTTATTCCACCTCTTTTCCCCTGGAATATCTCCAGAACAACCAGATAATAATGGCTTACCAGATGAACAATGCTACTCTTCCCCCGGAGAGGGGATTTCCCTTACAGCTGGTGGCCGAGAGTAAATGGGGTTACAAATGGATAAAATGGATAAACCGTATTGAACTATCCAACAACTCCAGTTACCAGGGTTACTGGGAAAGCAGGGGCTATTCAATAAGTGGCAATCTTAATGAAAGCTTTCTGAAGTGATAATGATATTCTGACTTTACTAACCATTCTATAAGGGCTTTACTAACCATTTTATAAGAATATTAGGAGAGTTAATGTAAATGGATAGAAAAACCACCAAAAAGGCGGTTCATATTATTCTGATGATCCTGATAGTGGTGGTTATTGTCTCCGGCCTGGGAATAACCTATTACCGGAGCATAGAATATATCACCGGAGGATTACTGGATAAAACCCTTTCTTTCCAGCTACACACCCTACTCTTTTTGCCTTTCCTTCTGGTGCTTCTTGTACATCTGTTTTTTTCATGGTTATGGCCTAAGAAAAGGTCAAGGTAGTGGGAGAACAGCACTAGGGAACACTTAAAACCAGGAAGGACCAATAGAATACTATAAATATTAGGTCTTGAATTATAGATGATAACTTAATATTGAACCAATTACATCTTTGAACCAATTACACATGCAGAGAATAATTTTTAACACCCCCTAAATTCCATTTACCACATTATTACCCGAGTTTTAAAGATTTTTTTTTATCGATGTTACCTTTATGGATATTCTTACAATATTAGAGGATGATTATGGTTTCCAGTAACATATTTGGCGCCCGAATCCTGGACCTGGCCCTGGAAGTTGAGGATCACCTGATAATATCTGATCTTCACCTGGGATATGAGGAAGCACTGAACTACCAGGGTTTGATGATACCAAAATTCCAGTATCCCAAGATAATCCACAGGATGGAAGAAATCCATTCCCGTAGCGAATGCTCCCGTATAATTATCAACGGTGACTTGAAACACGAATTTGGGAAAATAAACCGCCAGGAATGGAAGGAAACCCTTAAATTCATAGATTACCTTCAGGAACGATTCCAGGAGATAATCCTCATCAAGGGAAACCACGACCCTCTGACACCCATAATTGCTCAGAAAACCGGGCTGGAGGTTTATAGCAACTATTCAACCGGTAACTTTCAGGTAATGCACGGGGACCGGATCCCGGAAAAATGGGATGAAATTAAAGAAGAAAATATTGTAATAGGTCATGAACACCCTGCAGTGGGGATCA of the Methanobacterium formicicum genome contains:
- a CDS encoding triphosphoribosyl-dephospho-CoA synthase — encoded protein: MESSYVSKCAQIASVLEVSGHPKPGNVHRTQNFPDMVFEDFLLSGIAIGETMTKAAKRGLKYRDTPDKWEKIGLGELILEAVTETDHWVANNTNLGIVMLTTPLSVVAGMSEEDTVNWDTFRDKVDQIIKSTTPEDAVNLYKSINIADAGGMGEQEELDVAAESSLQKLRDDGVNMFDVLEISAPWDKLSYELTHKMPVTFNVGYPTFKEVKSEYQLNQATVQTFLTILSRVPDTLISRKFGDKKAQEVSEQAQHILDQGGILTSEGRAVVEKFDQELIDRGLNPGTTADFTASSIMVSYLDGYHDYKTKLGNK
- a CDS encoding molybdopterin-dependent oxidoreductase, translated to MIKQYIALAAIVIIMVVATVISLDILPNSTIPLSSVEVTEYQGQELSSASDFRENSIKGPQYVDINSYHLEVDGLVAHPRNYTYDQVKSFQNYQKVVKLDCVEGWSVNILWQGVLVKDILNEAQPLPPANTVIFYAVDGYSTSFPLEYLQNNQIIMAYQMNNATLPPERGFPLQLVAESKWGYKWIKWINRIELSNNSSYQGYWESRGYSISGNLNESFLK
- a CDS encoding metallophosphoesterase — encoded protein: MVSSNIFGARILDLALEVEDHLIISDLHLGYEEALNYQGLMIPKFQYPKIIHRMEEIHSRSECSRIIINGDLKHEFGKINRQEWKETLKFIDYLQERFQEIILIKGNHDPLTPIIAQKTGLEVYSNYSTGNFQVMHGDRIPEKWDEIKEENIVIGHEHPAVGIRSGERIEKIKCFLSGEFRGKNLIVMPSFNFITEGSDVLHEKLLSPFLKEMKHDEMEVFGVEKFETFYFGKISHLLKVQPEPYHYDSHFIDFKS
- a CDS encoding phenylalanine--tRNA ligase subunit alpha, whose protein sequence is MLDKIINEMHLYEKKVLKAVGEAGGQAIPEDVARSTDLDIKQVMSAAGALESKGIIEIERDVEEVLSLGPSGATYAQDGLPERKILEALHQNHTIHMKDLAQKSGIDPSEVKIAIGWIMKKGWAVLDKGNVTITSEGEKALEKPGIDEVLLKTIMDSTKILTLGGLSNSLNEGFKLLKKRKGLINLNKNSSYTLTATKKGEEILEHGFQIREEATQLTHQQLKTDSWKDLHYRGYDIQAEHPLIFPGKMHPLQRTIQEIRRIFLNLGFMETRGTILESAFWNFDCLFQPQDHAAREMQDTFYVKSPLTTDLPSEDMVGRVSQVHEDGGATGSEGWGYHWDVDVARQSVLRTHTTCVSARYLAENEPPLKMFSVGRVFRRETITYKHLPEFHQVEGIVAAEEINFKNLLGIIKEFYQQMGFEVRFRPAYFPYTYLSTECEIYLPEKESWIELGGSGMFRPEVLEPLGIETPVAAFGLGIERLAMIQLGIKDIRQLYQSDLGWLRNLPVTQTYSQK